The DNA region aaatatgataattcatgaaattatataaaggaaaatatCTATCCctagtaaatttttaaaaaataatatttacatctCCACAATACTCATAAGggtgttattataatatattaaacctCATAGACCAAATATAGTTAATTGTAcccttattataatatttgaataaaataatataaaaaccttttaattattaaattaacgaATAACTTTAACAAATtgataagaaaataattttttcaaacttaaatgatgaaaattattaattatttggtcTTTTGAATAATATAGAATTATCAACATTGAGGCATTGTAAGGCTAAAGCCCTTAACCCCAATCTTTTTAGCTTTTCATTCTGATACTTCATTGTGGCCATATCTAAACATCCCTTACTTTCAGGTCACCTTCAACTCATAATTCTCAAAAAGTTTGTTGACATCAGTTCCCACAACATTGAGATGAGACATTGCATTTCTATGACAGTTGAAAGATTAGACATTTGTAACCTACACAAAGTTGTAGGATTGTCACTTTCTAATGTTTATCAACCTTGTTGGGTAGTCACCATTTGATGTTAAGGCCAATTATAAGTTTGTGAAGTTTGAAACAATGAATGCGTATTGTTATATGTATCCAATAATCTACATCTACGACACAAAAAGTCATAATAGAATGAatgatattatcataaaatctaATCTTCAATATATGAGGAATTAGAATCATATTTTTTGATGACATTGTATTTGCCAAGaaaaaatgtgagaaaattaATGTTGCCTTGCTCTTGAACTATTTTTATGCGTGTGTAAAACAATAATTGACTaggatttgattttctttttggaCAAGAAAAAGGAGACTTACTCTCCAAGTTAGTTTAAGATTcctaaataatatcattttgtttttaatttccattgaaaaaaaaaaaattagtatcaaataatatcaaatatgtatataataataatattgcttGCCTTTTTCATAGGTGTGTTGAATTACTATAATTGAGTAggatttattttccattttttgaaattaaaaaaaaattctccaaGTTACGTTAGGATTTCTAAAAAATGTTAAGCATAAAGGACTTTGTATGTTATTTTCCTTGCTTGTTGCTTAagatcaataataataaaagtgatGGGCTTGTCCAAATAGTTTCCTTTGAAAGTGGGCTGTATAAGTCCAAATATAAGAAGCCATAGGCCCATACCGAAGCCAGATAAAACTAAGGCCGAGGTCCATGCCTTAGGCACCATTCCTTTACTTGCCAGACAAGTTGACGCATTCAAGAATTTGGGCATGTGTGGACTGTGGAGTGCAAAGATGCTCTTTCAATAAGCCTAATCATTTGTCAACAAAACTTGTGTTATTCTGATATATCATGTGTCTGCTGAAGAGAAAAATTCCTAGAAACAGATGATTTTCTTAAAGGCCATGTGACTTTTTAGAGTACTTTGTGTTACTGATTTTCTAGGTTTTTTGTTTGCTTGAGAGAtggtgtttttctttttttctaaagaTTGACTATATGATGATGAAGGAGATTTTTGGATTTTGGCTAAGGTGATGGCAGCCCGATTTGGGTTATGAATTTGAAGTTTTACATGATTTGGTAAAATGTAAGTTGTTGAAATTCTGTtgtagttatttatttatttattttttaagaatggTGCATGAAAGATCTATGAAGGTCAAATATGAGTTGCACTCAAATGCAAGAGGGAGAGAATTAGTGCCTAAAGGATTTGTGTCTTGCAGGAGAGAGTTTGAAGAATTTCAAGAGTCAAAAGATGAGAAGCAACAAGATGAAAATCAGTGTTTAAATGAAGAGAAGAAATGTCTATTGAAGAAACTCGCGTTTCATTGCATATAATAGTCTTGTAAAACTAGAGATggtaattttatcctaaaattgGCCCTTCATCCTATTTCAAATGGGATAAGAATTTCTCTAAATAAAAGATGATGGGTAGGTGAGGATGAGGATAAACATTTTCTCATCTCAtcttaaaacaataaaagataagTAAACATGTAAATAATCTTTTGTAAATGTTAAtcataaagaaattataaaataattaaacaaaacataaatgtATCATGAATGAAAATTCGTTTTCAttgtctttctctttttcatttttcaatcattCTAGATCTGTTATAAGTAATAACTAAGTTTGGTTATATATGACTGCTAGAACCAATTTgaattcttattatttattttataattggaaaatatataaattttgtttcaaacaaggtttaatttgtaattaactttttttttttaaaaataaaaaatgaatatgtttAAGGCTCATGTTGGTGGATGATACTATTAATTGATGATGGTCATGGTGAATGGTGATACATTGTGGGGTTGTCGAACTTGGGTTGTTTGGTAGGTTGATTAGTTGGTTCTTTTGGGGATAAGGTaggaatgaaaattttttgttatcccTATAAGGAAAGTAAAGTGAGGATGAAGACTACTCACAAATAATAAGGACAAGAAATGGGAAATTAGGCCCCTCCCCACCCCTTTGCCATCTCTAGGTAAAACAAGTTTGAAGTTAATCAATTGTCAAACATTCGATTTTGCTACAAAAGTTCAAAAAAGAAGTAACAAAAAGTAGGAGGAGAAGAGGTGGTAAGTTTAGCTATTTGTAAGTTGAgttgaaaatgacatttatgcGTTTCTATTATCCAAATTCAGAAGTTAGATTTAgattgaaaaaatgttatttgtttatttagtgGGTGGAAAGTGTTTTTAGGCCATAAATTGGGTAGAAAAATGTAAAACACTCTTAAAagaacttaagtttgatttagaattagtACCATAACATCCTTTTGATGTGTGACACATGATATgtgttcattttttattgctcATACCATGTATAACATCTTTTGGACGTGGGACACATGCTTGGttttacttcatttttcaatgcttacttttttttataatacataagAGTGATTGCCTTTCTCCCAACCAAAGTCTGCCTAAACACTTTTTCATTCattgaatacataaatcaaattttcactCAAAACCTAATACAAGTAATAGAATAGAATcctaaaattgacaaaatttaaaaaaatatgcctTTAGATATCAAATTTCATCAAGATCCCCACCTTCCCTTTTCACTTCACTTTCACCCCTTTCTATTGGGCGGCCTAGTTGACTCCTACCACCATTATTGCCACCCCATTAACTCAATAAGGTTACTAAGCCTCAACCATGCAGTTTCGCATTACTCATCCTTTCGCCATCGCAACTAGTGGCCCTCATCATCCATTATTAGGGCCTCTCTTGCTCACCATCTGAGTCAGGCACAATCAATAACCCATATTTCTTTACCACATCAATCTTGTCCTCTACCCTTAAAATTAAcgtattattgtatttgatgaaACAACTCTCTAGTTACAATGTACCATCGTAGGAATTGGCATAAATGGTGTTgaccttttgtttttgttgctcCTTTGCAAGTTCTATCGCAATCTCTAGAATAAAAAAGCTTCATGatccaaataaattattatgtcttttttatatatatttgtaaagaaagaaaaattaaagtggtagtaaaaaagtataattgactaattgattgaaaattaaatagttgtcattaaaaataaacaaatattaattaaaaagaaaaaagttattaaaaataaataaacattaattaaagaaaagagctaaattgaattgattttgatagattaaaataagttaattatttatacaaatgtttttaatagaaaaaagttGATGAGTGATATTAAATTATGTTCTTTAAAtacgtattatttatattaaaaaatataataaatatttaataatattataatttaagaatcaattaaatcataaattaataaaataattgatttaattataattccaattttaaaaacattgtgaGATATTAGTTGTTCTGAAAATAATGATGGAGATTGACCATTGGGAGTGGGgctgtcatttttttttttttttgggcttatggcgttttttcttttttcagagcCTTCGCAACACCAAAACAATTTATTACATAACTTGATTTCTTAAAATTGATCCGACTTACATGTTATTATCATGCAAGCATTGTtgttatttttaacatgttacgAGTGTTTTTGAGTAATTGTCCATtcgtttttttttaatttcaataataatcaaatatttaagatgcataataaaaatatatatattaggtaataaatctaaaattaaaaaaaatctaaaaatttgcATAAATGATTAGAGATAGAATATTGAATTACTCAAAAAAATACACtcataaatctaaaataaatttatcaaaatattttaaatacgtatttatctcttttttttttttttcatttcaaattttattttcatgctTCTATCTACGTATAATACAAAATGTACAACCCAAGCAAACCAATGGCAAAGGTAGAGTGGAGGATTGGAAAATCCACGTGTTGCTTTCTCTCCATATCTATTTTCCTCAAATAACAGgatttttattttggatttgcTTCGTTTCGTATTTGAAAATGACATTAATTGGAGTAGACAATTGAAGTCAGTTATGCCCAAAAGATGCCTAATTTTACGCATTAATTATTATCCTAATTTAGGATGATAAAACTCTTGATAATGTTTTAGATGTTTCTACGATTACTCAAAATGTCCTTTCTTAATTTAcattaattgatatttaacaAATCAACTTATTGATTCCCGTATATAATCTCCACTAATTACTCtgattgtttaatataataataatatcaattaataaGACTGATGTGGACATTTCttttaggattatttttcaatcaaattaaatatgataaatattatatttaataataatccTATAATTATCGAAAGAgataagttataaattttattttaatatattactagagTGAGAAACTTAAatccaatttatatattttttattttattatttaaattatctttttaaggGATATTAAGAGGTGAAAGGTTAGGTTTTTAACTTATTGTCAAAGGTTATaaaattggtaataaaaaatttgaacatcTTAATCTACTTTTCTTGCAATTTACGAGCGAAACCCCTtgaaattcatttattattaaatgggtaattaaaaaaattttgtgtgtaaaataatataaatttaatttttttcctaatttatttaatttaataattataaaatccatCTCTTTACTTGAAGTTTCTCCTTCGGTTCAATTCGAATATTTCccgttaaaaaaaatatatataaatatatattaagacTGGGAGCAAGGGAGATTtgtgttattaattataaaatcttgTGATCTCGGTTTTTACGCATGTTTCTGCAAATTAAAACCCATGTACGAATTGGAAAATTCtgatatttttctctctctttctgtcTCAGCTCTTCGTATTGTATCGCTGTGGTTTGCTTTTCCGGGAAAGttgattcatttttgttttttttaatttttccttgttAAAGAATAGTCCGGATTCTAACGCGAAATATAAAGCCATCAAAGGCTTTTCACCCGAAACCATGGGTTTCTgttgaaacaaacaaaatttcttaaaaCTGCCTCTCATTTTCTCTTCGTTTTCTTTCCTAACAAAACTTGCTTAAATTCTGGGTTTTTTTTTGGGATTGATTTTCATGTTTTCTGCGTTAGattagattttgattttaacTCGGAGAATTAATGTTGGATAGCAATCTTTCGTAACTCTTTCTGCAAAGTGAAGCAGTCTTTGTTTGTTTCTTGAATATTGATCAAAGCAGAGTCGGCTTGAGTTTTCTTCaagtttagagaaaataaaatttaaaagaacgATCACTTGTTGCTTCAGTTTCCTTCTTTTCACTGTGAATTTGATCGTCTGTCATATTTGGATTCTCTGTTTGCCGGAGAAGTGTTGAATTATCCAACATTCGCCAGCAAAAACTAAACAGAAATTCGGAGAGAAACAcagttttattttctatttttgttattcttttatctCCTGTTTAGTGTAAAGCGTCCGTGAATTTGGCTGTCTAAACGTCAAAAATTAGAATTCTTTCGTAGAcaaaatctgtttttttttttttttttttctttcataaaaatcaaaatccctataatctctctctccctctcactcttttctcatttttctctgtttttcgctttcttttcttttcaaagcTGATGCTGGGAGCCCTCTGAATCTCTCCGTCCCTCTCTCATTCCGTTGTTACCATGTTTCTTGACAAAGGATCAACGCAATCTAATCTAGATTTCTTCCTTCATTGCACCACTCCAGTAGTTTCATCTCAATTTCTCCCCAAGGTTTACCATTTCTTTGGTCTTGTTCAATTTCTTTCGTTTGGGTtcataaatgtttatttttgttgaCGCGATTGTTGGTTTTCTTGTTCCAGACTGAGATTAGGAACCTTAACACGTTATGGCACCCATGGGAGAGGGAGAAGATTGAGTACTTCACGTTAGGTGATCTATGGAATTGTTATGATGAATGGAGTGCTTATGGGGCTGGGGTTCCTATTTCTTTGAACAACGGTGACACCTTGGTTCAGTACTATGTGCCTTATCTATCTGCAGTTCAAATCTTTACCAGCAATTCATCTGTAAATGGGTTAAGGTTATCACTTTCAGCTTTTACACTTGCACTTGAAATTGCCTTATTTCTTTGTAAATTCCGGAGATGTGTCGTTTAATTGATGAACACTACTACTGAATTGGACAGTTTGGGGGCCGGGTTGATTAAAGCTTTTTGTTAGTTCTATGTTTCTCCATAAGCTTGTGAGACAGAATTTGATTGATTGAGTTATTCAAAATTGCTAAATGTGGTCATTGATGTCTTTTTTGTTCAGTCTGAAAGCTGCATAAATGATAGCTTCTGCAGTtagattagtttttttaaaGTCAAGCTGAGGCTTAATGGTTGTATGTTGGGGAAAGTACCGGTGGAATTAACTTTGACGGATTTTTCCAGGGAAGAGACGGATGATGGTGAGACAAGGGATTCATTTAGTGATTCTTGTAGTGATGAGAGTGAGGTTGACAAGTTATGGAGATGGGACGGAAGTTCTTCGGAGGAAGGAGGATTTGAGCAAGACAATCTTTTGCATGTGAATGATAGACTGGGTTTCCTTTATTTCCAGTACTTTGAGAGATCAACTCCTTATGGAAGAGTTCCTCTAATGGACAAGGTACTTTTTTGTTAGTTCATAGTTTCAAAGTTCTCTCATAAAGATTTACTTTTAGTCTTTTACTATGTTGTTTACTTTCCCTAGTATATTTTCTGCCTTCAGTTTTTTTCCAGTTTAAGAGATGAAAACATCAGTGGAATTTTAAGAATAATCTGAATTCCTTTTAATGATAGGCATCTGATAAAGATAAGACGAAACTTTTGACCTTTGAACATGAAACTACACACTTTTGCTGAATTATTAGTATTCTCTTCTCTCACAATCACTTAAATTGGCAAATTAATAGAATCATCTTGTCTTTTTCTAgtttattttgtctttcatgAGCATTTGTTCTTGCGATAATATTGAGTATTATCTTTTACTATTCTTTGCAAGAAGAATATTGAATTATTAGTATTATCTTTTACTATTCTTTGCGAGAATATCAGTCAGTTTATGGAATTTTAAATCAGCAATAATATCGTTGTAGATTCTTCATGTCTCCTTCATGAAACTTTATAAATTTCAGATGCCTTATTAGTTCTTTACTTCCAGATTAGTGGATTAGCTCGCAGATACCCTGGTTTGATGTCATTGCGAAGTGTGGATCTTTCGCCGGCTAGTTGGATGGCAGTAGCTTGGTACTTCTCTTTCTCTGCGTGTGTGTGTGAACACAggacaaataattaataatctagCAAAATAAAGATGAGGGAAAGAAATGAGTTGGCCTATGGATTTTTGTGGAGTTGTTGACATTTATACTTTGCAGATGAGCATGTctatattaatacaaaaataatcatGTCATTGATGAATTATTTTCTGGAATATTATGCAGGTACCCAATCTATCATATTCCCATGGGAAGGACCATAAAAGACTTGTCCACATGCTTTCTCACATATCACACTCTTTCATCTTCCTTCCAAGGTATTCTTCTGcccattttatttaaattatctttgcCAGCATGCTTTTTCATTGTCACCTTGttatctacatatatataaatttagaaaGTAATATATATGTACAAGATCAGCttagaaattttttgtttgttggtaTTTTATATCCATCATGTAGATATGGACCCTGATGATGACATTGAGGGTGCAGAAAGGAAGCGTAAGGAAGGGGAAGGGATCTCCCTTCCTCCATTTGGTTTGGCCACTTACAAGATGCAAGGGAATGTGTGGGTCTCAGGCAATTGTGGTCAGGACCAAGAAAGACTAATGTCACTTTTTAGTGTGGCAGATTCGTGGCTAAAGCAGCTGAGGGTCCAGCACCATGACTTTAATTACTTCATGGGGATTAGGCGTGGCTAAGAACCACCATTTCAAGATTTTCCATGAAAGTGACTAATCAACTAAATCCTCCTTTTGGGACGGAGCTTTGTGAATTTAGTGTGAGGATTGTAGTTGATTCTTCTCATTGGTGATGCTTCATTTTGATGGGCATGACTCCTTTTGAGGCTAATGCTGTACGTGAACTCATCAGATGGGGTGTGTGTGTACATGAGCTAACCCATCTTTTTTTGCTGCTTTTTTTAACGCGGTTATTTGGGGTTTTATGTGGATGGATTGCTACGTTTGAGAGACATAGAATAGGTTCTTGAAGACTCGAACTATAAGCTTTAAACTTTTGTAGATTGTGTAATACATTCTCTTCATCTTTAATGAAAATCCACGGGAGACAGCGCAAATCCTTTTAGGTTTTGCCAAGTTCATCAAGTTTCCCATTACATAAAGTTTGAAGTAATTGAGAAGGGGGCGGTCACCTATCCTTTCTATAATCTAAAGTTCCAAtttgtagaaaaaaaataaaaataaaaataaaaaccaaaggTTCTCTTGCACCAGTAATAGCAGCAGTGCAGCAGTCTGTTCTGTGATTAATGGCTTTATACGTTTcttgatttaataatttccaaACCCATTAAAATGCAGTTTGACAATAGCGGCAAGGCAGGTGAATGTCTGCATCAACGCCCATAGCATCAGCACATATGCAGACTTTGCCACTTTAATTGGTTAGCAAGTTAAGACATAAGGTTGAAATTTTGTGAGAATTTAGCTTCTGGGTTAGGCCAAGAAACGTATTTGTTGAGTAGAAGTTCCGACAAAATACCATGTGCAGCTCCAAGCCTTGAAAAAGGCAGGTATAGTAAGCTTGTCAAACTGGGCAAGACATGTGAACACTTGGTCAATGACAGAAAAAAAGTGGGTTTCGTTTTCATTAGGGTACGCTGATTGCCTAATTGGTTTTGGAATCAGAACAAAATTAGAGTAAaatttcatgtttatttttgtaattataggTATGGGTTTTGGTCCATTTCCAAAACAAGTCAATTCATGCCGGAAAGAAAGTGGGGTTACTGGTGGAATTGGGCATTTAGAATTGATTATTGAATGTTTAAATGTCCCATCAAACAAAGTAAATATTATCCACATCCACTATCAAAGAAACATTTAAATTCAACAATACAAGAGAAATCCAATTTCACTCTCTTATCCAGACAAATTAAATCATATCGATCTCAAAAAGGCAACCACTAACCGAATGTTATGAATTTATAATCTAAAACGAAGACTTTTTTTGCAGTGCTGTGCAACTGCcaacaaacaaatttaacatCAATTACAACTTCACATGGGCTTTGCTTCTTCAAGTCAATGTGAAGGTGGACAGACTGGTTGTATGCCACGAAGCACATCATTAATTCAGAACCCACTTTGGCACT from Mangifera indica cultivar Alphonso chromosome 8, CATAS_Mindica_2.1, whole genome shotgun sequence includes:
- the LOC123222748 gene encoding uncharacterized protein LOC123222748; the encoded protein is MFLDKGSTQSNLDFFLHCTTPVVSSQFLPKTEIRNLNTLWHPWEREKIEYFTLGDLWNCYDEWSAYGAGVPISLNNGDTLVQYYVPYLSAVQIFTSNSSVNGLREETDDGETRDSFSDSCSDESEVDKLWRWDGSSSEEGGFEQDNLLHVNDRLGFLYFQYFERSTPYGRVPLMDKISGLARRYPGLMSLRSVDLSPASWMAVAWYPIYHIPMGRTIKDLSTCFLTYHTLSSSFQDMDPDDDIEGAERKRKEGEGISLPPFGLATYKMQGNVWVSGNCGQDQERLMSLFSVADSWLKQLRVQHHDFNYFMGIRRG